In a single window of the Amia ocellicauda isolate fAmiCal2 chromosome 20, fAmiCal2.hap1, whole genome shotgun sequence genome:
- the LOC136716169 gene encoding nanos homolog 1, giving the protein MMETFQAMEDKLENGPADYLQTSRYVSNVYENAFNSWNDYLGLTTLITCTKAVASRGQSTIRTSTEVDLTAKASYLDKSVDFNEFGFCAHGDLVLRDRYADFRAFSGRSSPALLGGSPEYAGERALQWSMVDGRSQQTMHKHRGKMDMQVCVFCRNNKESVARYSTHILKGPDGRVLCPVLRRYTCPLCGANGDNAHTIKYCPLSKLQVSAAKAQKPRCLAGKKIR; this is encoded by the coding sequence ATGATGGAAACTTTTCAAGCCATGGAAGACAAGCTGGAAAACGGGCCGGCTGACTATCTGCAGACCTCCAGGTATGTGAGCAACGTGTACGAGAACGCGTTCAACTCCTGGAATGACTACCTGGGGCTGACCACCCTCATCACCTGCACAAAAGCGGTGGCCAGCAGGGGCCAGAGCACCATCAGGACCAGCACCGAGGTGGACTTGACTGCAAAGGCGTCTTATTTGGACAAATCGGTGGATTTCAATGAGTTTGGCTTTTGTGCCCACGGAGATCTGGTGCTTCGGGACAGGTACGCGGATTTCAGAGCTTTCTCCGGCCGGTCCAGCCCAGCCCTGCTCGGCGGTTCCCCGGAGTATGCGGGGGAGAGGGCGCTTCAGTGGAGCATGGTGGACGGCAGGAGCCAGCAGACCATGCACAAGCACCGGGGGAAGATGGACATGCAAGTGTGTGTCTTTTGCAGGAATAATAAAGAAAGCGTGGCCCGCTACAGCACGCACATTTTAAAGGGGCCGGACGGGAGGGTCCTGTGTCCAGTGCTGAGGAGGTACACTTGTCCCCTGTGCGGCGCCAATGGGGACAATGCGCACACGATCAAATACTGTCCTCTGTCCAAACTGCAAGTCAGTGCTGCAAAAGCGCAGAAGCCAAGGTGCCTGGCAGGAAAGAAGATCCGCTAG